A genomic segment from Gemmatimonadaceae bacterium encodes:
- a CDS encoding alpha/beta hydrolase has product MNTSAQAFGYVHRYLPPSGDDPRTLLLLHGTGGDENDLIPLGQMLAPDAGLLSPRGTVNENGAARFFKRLAEGVFDIDDLHARTKDLIAFIEGAAGQYKFDAKQIVAVGFSNGANIAGSVLLSSPSTLNSAVLFRPMVPFVPQSPASLEGHRVFIGAGETDTIVSRLHPERLAEMLRVLGADVTLNWQPTGHSLSRADVSAAYDWLNPAKDTE; this is encoded by the coding sequence ATGAATACTAGCGCGCAGGCCTTCGGCTACGTGCACCGGTACTTGCCGCCGAGCGGCGACGACCCGCGCACGTTGTTGTTGCTGCACGGCACAGGCGGTGATGAGAACGACCTCATCCCGCTCGGACAGATGCTCGCGCCGGACGCGGGTTTGCTGAGCCCGCGCGGCACGGTCAACGAGAACGGCGCCGCGCGCTTCTTCAAGCGGCTCGCTGAAGGCGTGTTCGACATCGACGACCTTCACGCGCGAACGAAGGACCTGATCGCATTCATCGAGGGCGCGGCCGGGCAGTACAAGTTCGATGCGAAACAGATCGTCGCGGTCGGTTTCTCGAACGGTGCCAACATCGCCGGCAGCGTCCTGCTCTCCTCGCCGTCGACGCTCAACAGCGCCGTCCTCTTCCGTCCGATGGTGCCGTTCGTACCGCAGTCGCCCGCGTCGCTCGAGGGGCATCGCGTGTTCATCGGGGCGGGGGAAACGGACACGATCGTCTCGCGCCTCCATCCCGAGCGCCTCGCGGAAATGCTCCGCGTGCTCGGCGCCGACGTGACGCTGAACTGGCAGCCGACGGGCCACTCGCTCAGCCGGGCGGACGTCTCCGCCGCCTACGATTGGCTAAATCCCGCAAAGGACACGGAATAG
- a CDS encoding RNA-binding S4 domain-containing protein, which translates to MADDSNSVRVDKWLWAARFFKTRSLATEAVGGGKVEVNGERAKPAKSVKPGDEIRVRLAPYEHILIVRAVAERRGPASVAQGLYEETEASAAARHRLAEQLRMAPAAFVFEDRGRPTKKDRRELTKFVERKRR; encoded by the coding sequence ATGGCCGACGACTCCAACTCCGTCCGCGTGGACAAATGGCTCTGGGCGGCGCGGTTCTTCAAGACGCGCTCCTTGGCGACCGAGGCGGTCGGCGGCGGCAAAGTCGAAGTCAACGGCGAGCGCGCCAAGCCGGCCAAATCCGTCAAGCCCGGTGACGAGATCCGCGTTCGACTCGCACCGTATGAGCATATTCTCATCGTGCGGGCGGTCGCCGAACGTCGAGGCCCCGCCTCGGTCGCCCAGGGGTTGTACGAGGAGACCGAGGCGAGCGCCGCCGCGCGGCACCGTCTCGCGGAACAGCTGCGGATGGCGCCGGCGGCGTTCGTGTTCGAGGATCGTGGACGCCCGACCAAGAAGGATCGGCGCGAGCTGACGAAGTTCGTCGAGCGAAAACGCCGCTGA